Proteins encoded within one genomic window of Camelina sativa cultivar DH55 chromosome 19, Cs, whole genome shotgun sequence:
- the LOC104765916 gene encoding reactive Intermediate Deaminase A, chloroplastic, protein MTWAAFRSINSPSLDLSTALRSTRTPLVAAGVGCATFAGVSLFRMSSKSPPFASLSVSASSAKKEVVTTDKAPAALGPYSQAIRANNLVFVSGVLGLVPETGKFASDSVEDQTEQLLKNMGEILKAGGANYSSVVKTTIMLADLGDFKKVNEIYAKYFPAPSPARSTYQVAALPLNAKIEIECIATL, encoded by the exons ATGACTTGGGCAGCCTTCAGATCCATAAACTCACCATCACTCGACCTCTCCACCGCACTTCGCTCCACTCGTACCCCATTGGTCGCTGCTGGTGTTGGCTGCGCAACATTCGCTGGTGTTTCTCTCTTCAGAATGTCTTCCAAGTCTCCTCCTTTCGCTTCCCTCAGTGTCTCTGCTTCTTCTG cTAAGAAGGAAGTTGTGACTACAGATAAAGCACCAGCTGCTTTAGGACCATACTCTCAGGCTATTAGAGCCAATAATCTTGTTTTCGTTTCTGGTGTTCTTGGACTCGTACCTGAG acTGGAAAGTTTGCTTCAGACAGCGTTGAAGATCAGACTGAGCAG CTACTCAAGAACATGGGAGAGATATTGAAAGCTGGTGGTGCTAATTATTCCTCGGTGGTGAAGACAACAATCAT GCTGGCTGATTTGGGTGACTTCAAGAAAGTAAACGAGATATACGCCAAAT ACTTCCCAGCTCCTTCTCCAGCACGATCCACATATCAAGTGGCAGCTTTGCCTCTAAACGCCAAGATTGAGATCGAATGTATTGCAACACTCTAG
- the LOC104765915 gene encoding NEP1-interacting protein-like 1: protein MGIAKMILLKFTYGVSFWILGVIFILSRTIKRVLLGSFIFILSSASVVVASIVGAIEGHTTDIGFLKGGLLGVLAGVITAVQLFRPLLYSDQPLAKVALLRRVVNGKAIMGLVRPFVLKAYQSQIIAFDTSYMESSDFYDFDQERKGLSKSSIQNIPMFYNHSNHQTKSSCPICLQDWEEGEVGRKLHKCGHKFHMICIDKWLLKQETCPICRDHLS, encoded by the exons ATGGGCATTGCTAAGATGATTCTTCTGAAATTCACATACGGTGTTTCTTTTTGGATTCTTGGCGTGATCTTCATATTGTCAAGAACGATAAAGCGAGTTTTGTTGGGTTCATTCATCTTCATTCTTTCTTCGG CTAGTGTTGTGGTAGCCTCCATTGTAGGAGCCATTGAAGGTCACACCACTGACATTGGATTTCTTAAAGGTGGTTTGCTAGGAGTCCTGGCTGGAGTTATCACCGCCGTCCAACTCTTTAGACCGCTGCTATATAGTGATCAACCTTTGGCTAAG gTTGCTTTGCTGAGGAGGGTAGTGAATGGGAAAGCCATCATGGGTTTAGTTAGACCGTTTGTTCTCAAAGCATATCAATCGCAA ATAATAGCATTTGACACAAGTTACATGGAAAGTTCGGACTTCTACGATTTCGATCAAGAAAGAAAGGGATTATCAAAGAGCTCCATTCAGAACATCCCGATGTTCTACAACCattcaaatcatcaaacaaaatcaagttgTCCAATTTGCTTACAG GATTGGGAAGAAGGGGAAGTAGGAAGAAAGCTACACAAATGTGGCCACAAATTCCATATGATTTGCATAGATAAGTGGTTGCTTAAGCAAGAGACTTGCCCCATTTGTAGAGACCATCTTTCATAA
- the LOC104765914 gene encoding uncharacterized protein LOC104765914, translating into MIMKSYYKETLCVVSLFSCLFITSSFAGPPVPNQLENDSQKLIPTQISSRDSKVSLSSTVKGLRERPPSSYSLKFESFNTLMKSIYTDSYQSRPFRVGRYNWTLVVYPKGNKNDNGTGYISLYVVLDNSTLTSPREEVHADLRFYIFNKKQKKYFTIQDTDVWRFSAIKTMWGFSKVLPLTTFNNLKNGYLYDVDHCEFGVDVIIPPFYEKSELFSVTESFPNPRFTWFIKGLSTLPNDHLSEEFTIGGKSWNLRIFKNGFGAFEGKNLSLYLNLGPQEVLNAKPYDKVYVRAKLRVPNQFGAQSNTVLERPIDNWFSPQTIGWGYADFMPLSDLRDSSKGFLVRDMLVVQVSMEAISSTKYLPS; encoded by the exons ATGATCATGAAGAGTTACTACAAAGAAACCTTATGTgttgtttctctcttctcttgtcttTTCATCACCTCTTCTTTTGCAGGACCGCCAGTCCCAAACCAGTTGGAGAATGATTCTCAGAAACTTATCCCCACTCAGATTTCATCACGTGATAGTAAGGTCTCATTATCGAGCACGGTGAAGGGTCTGAGAGAACGTCCTCCATCGTCTTATTCTCTCAAGTTTGAGTCTTTCAACACACTCATGAAGTCTATTTACACCGACAGTTATCAATCTCGTCCTTTTAGGGTCGGTAGATACAATTG gACGCTTGTCGTGTACCCAAAGGGGAATAAGAATGATAACGGTACAGGTTACATTTCGCTATACGTCGTCTTAGACAACTCAACTCTCACTTCTCCACGTGAAGAGGTTCATGCAGATCTCAGATTTTACATCTTcaacaagaaacagaagaagtacTTTACGATCCAAG ATACTGATGTATGGCGATTCAGCGCAATCAAAACCATGTGGGGATTTTCTAAGGTTCTTCCTCTGACTACGTTTAACAACCTGAAAAATGGATACCTATATGATGTCGACCATTGCGAGTTTGGCGTTGACGTCATCATTCCACCATTCTATGAAAAGTCGGAACTTTTCTCGGTCACCGAGAGTTTTCCAAACCCGAGGTTTACCTGGTTTATTAAGGGACTCTCCACACTGCCTAACGATCACCTATCAGAGGAGTTCACTATTGGAGGAAAGAGCTG GAATTTACGAATCTTTAAAAATGGTTTTGGCGCTTTCGAAGGCAAAAATTTGTCGCTTTACCTTAACCTTGGCCCCCAAGAAGTACTTAACGCAAAGCCTTATGACAAGGTTTACGTACGAGCCAAGCTTCGTGTTCCTAACCAATTCGGAGCCCAATCCAATACCGTTTTGGAAAGGCCAA TTGATAACTGGTTCAGTCCACAGACAATCGGGTGGGGATATGCTGACTTCATGCCTCTTTCGGATCTAAGAGATTCATCAAAGGGTTTTCTTGTGAGAGATATGTTGGTTGTTCAAGTCTCAATGGAGGCAATTTCTTCAACCAAGTACCTTCCCAGTTAG